One segment of Mesoplodon densirostris isolate mMesDen1 chromosome 6, mMesDen1 primary haplotype, whole genome shotgun sequence DNA contains the following:
- the ST6GALNAC4 gene encoding alpha-N-acetyl-neuraminyl-2,3-beta-galactosyl-1,3-N-acetyl-galactosaminide alpha-2,6-sialyltransferase isoform X3 yields the protein MLGSGLGAKIDGAECVLRMNQAPTVGFEADVGRRSTLRVVSHTSVPLLLQNYSHYFQQARDTVYVVWGQGRHMDRALGGRTYRLLLQLTSTYPGLQVYTFTERMMAYCDQVFQDETGKNRRQSGSFLSTGWFTMILALELCEEIVVYGMVSDSYCREESHPSVPYHYFEKGRLDECQMYLAHERAPRSAHRFITEKAVFSRWAKKRPIVFAHPSWRTQ from the exons ATGCTGGGCTCGGGCCTGGGTGCCAAGATCGACGGTGCGGAGTGTGTGCTGCGCATGAACCAGGCGCCCACCGTGGGCTTCGAGGCGGACGTGGGCCGGCGCAGCACCCTGCGGGTCGTCTCCCACACGAGCgtgcctctgctgctgcagaaCTACTCCCACTACTTCCAGCAGGCCCGCGACACCGTCTACGTGGTGTGGGGCCAGGGGAGACACATGGACCGGGCGCTGGGCGGCCGCACCTACCGCCTGCTGCTGCAGCTCACCAGCACGTACCCGGGCCTGCAGGTGTACACCTTCACCGAGCGCATGATGGCCTACTGCGACCAGGTCTTCCAGGACGAGACGGGCAAGAACCG GAGGCAGTCAGGCTCCTTTCTCAGCACCGGCTGGTTCACCATGATTCTCGCCCTGGAGCTGTGTGAGGAGATCGTGGTCTATGGAATGGTCAGCGACAGCTACTGCAG GGAGGAGAGCCACCCCTCGGTGCCTTACCACTACTTCGAGAAGGGCCGGCTGGACGAGTGTCAGATGTACCTGGCACACGAGCGGGCACCCCGCAGCGCTCACCGCTTCATCACTGAGAAGGCTGTGTTCTCCCGCTGGGCCAAGAAGAGGCCCATCGTGTTCGCCCACCCGTCCTGGAGGACCCAGTAG
- the ST6GALNAC6 gene encoding alpha-N-acetylgalactosaminide alpha-2,6-sialyltransferase 6 isoform X1 has translation MACPRPLSQCDPTPLPPGPPAGRWPLPLSRRRREMSSNKEQRSAVFVILFALITILILYSSSSANEVFHYGSLRGRTRRPVNLKKWSITDGYIPILGNKTLPSRCHQCVIVTSSSHLLGTKLGPEIERAECTIRMNDAPTTGYSADVGNKTTFRVVAHSSVFRVLRRPQEFVNRTPETVFIFWGPPNKMQKPQGSLVRVIQRAGLVFPNMEAYAVSLGRMRQFDDLFRSETGKDREKSHSWLSTGWFTMVIAVELCDHVHVYGMVPPDYCSGPACSACPTTTMSPRGRTSVSPTSRMSTAARATTTASSRKRGSSRPGPSCTESPSPTPPGPRPPCLWDSHQGHRRSGSPLSRSTKGHRLANQGWSECLLAIPALKRI, from the exons atGGCTTGCCCGAGGCCCCTCAGCCA GTGTGACCCCACACCCCTACCCCCTGGGCCACCTGCAGGACGCTGGCCCCTGCCCCTCAGCAGACGCCGGAGAGAGATGAGTAGCAACAAA GAGCAGCGGTCAGCAGTGTTCGTGATCCTCTTTGCCCTCATCACCATCCTCATCCTCTACAGCTCCAGCAGTGCCAATGAAGTCTTTCATTATGGCTCCCTGCGGGGCCGTACCCGCCGGCCAGTCAACCTCAAGAAGTGGAGCATCACCGATGGCTACATCCCCATTCTCGGCAACAAG ACTCTGCCCTCCCGGTGCCACCAGTGTGTGATTGTCACCAGCTCCAGCCACCTGCTGGGCACCAAGCTGGGCCCTGAGATCGAGCGGGCCGAGTGCACAATCCGCATGAATGACGCACCCACCACGGGCTACTCAGCCGATGTGGGCAACAAGACCACCTTCCGCGTAGTGGCCCATTCCAGCGTATTCCGTGTGCTGCGGAGGCCCCAGGAGTTCGTCAACCGGACCCCTGAAACCGTGTTCATCTTCTGGGGTCCCCCCAACAAGATGCAGAAGCCCCAGGGCAGCCTCGTGCGCGTCATCCAGCGGGCAGGCCTGGTGTTCCCCAATATGGAGGCTTACGCCGTCTCTCTTGGCCGCATGCGCCAGTTTGATGACCTCTTCCGGAGTGAGACAGGCAAGGACAG GGAAAAGTCCCACTCGTGGTTGAGCACAGGCTGGTTCACCATGGTGATTGCGGTGGAGTTGTGTGACCATGTGCACGTCTATGGCATGGTCCCCCCCGACTACTGCAG CGGCCCCGCCTGCAGCGCATGCCCTACCACTACTATGAGCCCAAGGGGCCGGACGAGTGTGTCACCTACATCCAGAATGAGCACAGCCGCAAGGGCAACCACCACCGCTTCATCACGGAAAAGAGGGTCTTCTCGTCCTGGGCCCAGCTGTACGGAATCACCTTCTCCCACCCCTCCTGGACCTAGGCCACCCTGCCTGTGGGACTCTCACCAGGGACACAGGAGAAGTGGATCTCCGCTCAGCCGCTCGACCAAGGGCCATCGTCTGGCTAATCAAGGCTGGTCAGAGTGTCTTCTGGCCATTCCGGCCTTGAAGAGGATATAA
- the ST6GALNAC6 gene encoding alpha-N-acetylgalactosaminide alpha-2,6-sialyltransferase 6 isoform X3 has translation MACPRPLSQCDPTPLPPGPPAGRWPLPLSRRRREMSSNKEQRSAVFVILFALITILILYSSSSANEVFHYGSLRGRTRRPVNLKKWSITDGYIPILGNKTLPSRCHQCVIVTSSSHLLGTKLGPEIERAECTIRMNDAPTTGYSADVGNKTTFRVVAHSSVFRVLRRPQEFVNRTPETVFIFWGPPNKMQKPQGSLVRVIQRAGLVFPNMEAYAVSLGRMRQFDDLFRSETGKDREKSHSWLSTGWFTMVIAVELCDHVHVYGMVPPDYCSQRPRLQRMPYHYYEPKGPDECVTYIQNEHSRKGNHHRFITEKRVFSSWAQLYGITFSHPSWT, from the exons atGGCTTGCCCGAGGCCCCTCAGCCA GTGTGACCCCACACCCCTACCCCCTGGGCCACCTGCAGGACGCTGGCCCCTGCCCCTCAGCAGACGCCGGAGAGAGATGAGTAGCAACAAA GAGCAGCGGTCAGCAGTGTTCGTGATCCTCTTTGCCCTCATCACCATCCTCATCCTCTACAGCTCCAGCAGTGCCAATGAAGTCTTTCATTATGGCTCCCTGCGGGGCCGTACCCGCCGGCCAGTCAACCTCAAGAAGTGGAGCATCACCGATGGCTACATCCCCATTCTCGGCAACAAG ACTCTGCCCTCCCGGTGCCACCAGTGTGTGATTGTCACCAGCTCCAGCCACCTGCTGGGCACCAAGCTGGGCCCTGAGATCGAGCGGGCCGAGTGCACAATCCGCATGAATGACGCACCCACCACGGGCTACTCAGCCGATGTGGGCAACAAGACCACCTTCCGCGTAGTGGCCCATTCCAGCGTATTCCGTGTGCTGCGGAGGCCCCAGGAGTTCGTCAACCGGACCCCTGAAACCGTGTTCATCTTCTGGGGTCCCCCCAACAAGATGCAGAAGCCCCAGGGCAGCCTCGTGCGCGTCATCCAGCGGGCAGGCCTGGTGTTCCCCAATATGGAGGCTTACGCCGTCTCTCTTGGCCGCATGCGCCAGTTTGATGACCTCTTCCGGAGTGAGACAGGCAAGGACAG GGAAAAGTCCCACTCGTGGTTGAGCACAGGCTGGTTCACCATGGTGATTGCGGTGGAGTTGTGTGACCATGTGCACGTCTATGGCATGGTCCCCCCCGACTACTGCAG CCAGCGGCCCCGCCTGCAGCGCATGCCCTACCACTACTATGAGCCCAAGGGGCCGGACGAGTGTGTCACCTACATCCAGAATGAGCACAGCCGCAAGGGCAACCACCACCGCTTCATCACGGAAAAGAGGGTCTTCTCGTCCTGGGCCCAGCTGTACGGAATCACCTTCTCCCACCCCTCCTGGACCTAG
- the ST6GALNAC6 gene encoding alpha-N-acetylgalactosaminide alpha-2,6-sialyltransferase 6 isoform X2 — protein sequence MSSNKEQRSAVFVILFALITILILYSSSSANEVFHYGSLRGRTRRPVNLKKWSITDGYIPILGNKTLPSRCHQCVIVTSSSHLLGTKLGPEIERAECTIRMNDAPTTGYSADVGNKTTFRVVAHSSVFRVLRRPQEFVNRTPETVFIFWGPPNKMQKPQGSLVRVIQRAGLVFPNMEAYAVSLGRMRQFDDLFRSETGKDREKSHSWLSTGWFTMVIAVELCDHVHVYGMVPPDYCSGPACSACPTTTMSPRGRTSVSPTSRMSTAARATTTASSRKRGSSRPGPSCTESPSPTPPGPRPPCLWDSHQGHRRSGSPLSRSTKGHRLANQGWSECLLAIPALKRI from the exons ATGAGTAGCAACAAA GAGCAGCGGTCAGCAGTGTTCGTGATCCTCTTTGCCCTCATCACCATCCTCATCCTCTACAGCTCCAGCAGTGCCAATGAAGTCTTTCATTATGGCTCCCTGCGGGGCCGTACCCGCCGGCCAGTCAACCTCAAGAAGTGGAGCATCACCGATGGCTACATCCCCATTCTCGGCAACAAG ACTCTGCCCTCCCGGTGCCACCAGTGTGTGATTGTCACCAGCTCCAGCCACCTGCTGGGCACCAAGCTGGGCCCTGAGATCGAGCGGGCCGAGTGCACAATCCGCATGAATGACGCACCCACCACGGGCTACTCAGCCGATGTGGGCAACAAGACCACCTTCCGCGTAGTGGCCCATTCCAGCGTATTCCGTGTGCTGCGGAGGCCCCAGGAGTTCGTCAACCGGACCCCTGAAACCGTGTTCATCTTCTGGGGTCCCCCCAACAAGATGCAGAAGCCCCAGGGCAGCCTCGTGCGCGTCATCCAGCGGGCAGGCCTGGTGTTCCCCAATATGGAGGCTTACGCCGTCTCTCTTGGCCGCATGCGCCAGTTTGATGACCTCTTCCGGAGTGAGACAGGCAAGGACAG GGAAAAGTCCCACTCGTGGTTGAGCACAGGCTGGTTCACCATGGTGATTGCGGTGGAGTTGTGTGACCATGTGCACGTCTATGGCATGGTCCCCCCCGACTACTGCAG CGGCCCCGCCTGCAGCGCATGCCCTACCACTACTATGAGCCCAAGGGGCCGGACGAGTGTGTCACCTACATCCAGAATGAGCACAGCCGCAAGGGCAACCACCACCGCTTCATCACGGAAAAGAGGGTCTTCTCGTCCTGGGCCCAGCTGTACGGAATCACCTTCTCCCACCCCTCCTGGACCTAGGCCACCCTGCCTGTGGGACTCTCACCAGGGACACAGGAGAAGTGGATCTCCGCTCAGCCGCTCGACCAAGGGCCATCGTCTGGCTAATCAAGGCTGGTCAGAGTGTCTTCTGGCCATTCCGGCCTTGAAGAGGATATAA